A DNA window from Pyrus communis chromosome 3, drPyrComm1.1, whole genome shotgun sequence contains the following coding sequences:
- the LOC137730233 gene encoding pentatricopeptide repeat-containing protein At1g43980, mitochondrial: MHSYFKQLHGFHKTSLSYYSRLIDHCLSLKSVNFVKIIHAQLIKVGFNSHTFLGNRCLDVYFRFGDTLHDALKVYDEITEKNLVSWNICLKGLSRFGEIQKARHMFAEMPERDVVSWNSMISGYVSCGFIDNALEIFSQMQIAGVRPSEYTFSIMMTLVTSACYGKQIHGDMIRSGMNLSNVVLGNSLIDMYGKLGCVDYAFGVFFTMEEVDVISWNSLISGCHRSGYEELALDQFFWMRATEYAPDEFTISTVINVCCNLLDLEKGKQTFAFCFKVGFFSNSIVSSAAIDLLSKCNRLEDAIRLFEELDWWDSAVCNSMISSYAQHGCGEDVVQLFVLTLRENLRPTEFTLSGMLSSVSIFLPAEPGSQIHSLVVKLGFESDVIVASSLVDLYSKAGLVNYAMKIFTNMGVKDLITWNTIIMGLAHNGKVFETLSIFKELVSKGAAPDNLTLAGVLLACNFGGFIEEGMTIFLTMEKEYGIVPGEEHYAPIVDLLGRAGKLREAMDVLAAMPYEHGSVVWESILRACVIHGDFKLTERVAKRMMKLVPQSSLPYLVLARAYEMRGKWESMIWVRKAMILNGVKNVVGCSWIGIQNHVYTFNAEELQPPRGKDIYLILRLLSSEMEAEDYTDNLTKVVLRR; encoded by the coding sequence ATGCACTCGTACTTTAAGCAGCTTCATGGATTTCATAAGACCTCTCTCTCCTATTATTCTCGTCTAATAGATCACTGTTTGTCACTAAAGTCTgtaaattttgtgaaaattatACACGCCCAGTTGATCAAAGTAGGGTTTAACAGCCATACTTTTCTGGGTAATCGTTGTCTCGATGTTTACTTTCGATTTGGTGACACCCTGCACGATGCATTGAAAGTGTATGATGAAATTACCGAGAAGAATCTCGTTTCGTGGAACATTTGCTTAAAGGGGCTCAGTCGATTTGGGGAGATTCAAAAAGCCCGCCATATGTTTGCTGAAATGCCTGAAAGAGATGTAGTTAGTTGGAACTCAATGATTTCGGGTTATGTTTCctgtgggtttattgataatgCATTGGAGATTTTCTCACAAATGCAAATCGCTGGCGTGAGACCTAGTGAGTACACATTCTCAATTATGATGACGCTTGTGACGTCTGCTTGTTATGGTAAGCAAATTCATGGTGATATGATTAGGAGCGGTATGAATTTGTCAAATGTGGTTCTTGGGAATTCTTTAATTGACATGTATGGAAAGCTTGGTTGTGTGGATTATGCTTTTGGCGTGTTTTTCACTATGGAGGAGGTGGATGTTATCTCGTGGAACTCTTTGATTTCAGGTTGTCATAGATCAGGGTATGAGGAATTGGCACTAGATCAGTTCTTTTGGATGAGAGCCACCGAGTATGCACCTGATGAGTTTACAATATCAACTGTGATCAATGTTTGCTGTAACTTGCTTGATTTGGAAAAGGGTAAGCAAACATTTGCCTTCTGCTTCAAGGTGGGATTTTTTTCTAATAGCATTGTATCAAGTGCTGCTATTGACCTGCTTTCGAAATGCAACAGATTAGAGGATgcaatccggctctttgaagaACTAGATTGGTGGGATTCAGCCGTTTGTAATTCCATGATTTCAAGCTATGCACAGCATGGCTGTGGGGAGGATGTTGTGCAACTGTTTGTGTTGACCTTGAGGGAGAACCTAAGGCCAACTGAGTTTACACTCAGCGGCATGCTAAGCTCTGTGTCCATTTTTCTTCCAGCAGAGCCGGGTAGCCAAATTCATTCTTTGGTTGTTAAGTTAGGTTTTGAGTCAGATGTAATTGTTGCTAGTTCACTTGTTGATTTGTACAGTAAAGCTGGATTGGTAAATTATGCCATGAAAATATTTACAAATATGGGCGTGAAAGATTTGATAACTTGGAACACCATAATTATGGGTTTGGCTCACAATGGTAAAGTGTTCGAGACCCTGAGCATTTTCAAGGAATTGGTTAGCAAGGGTGCTGCACCAGATAATTTAACACTAGCTGGAGTTTTATTGGCTTGCAACTTTGGGGGTTTTATTGAAGAGGGGATGACCATATTTTTAACAATGGAGAAGGAATATGGAATCGTACCTGGGGAAGAGCACTATGCTCCCATAGTAGACTTGTTGGGTCGAGCTGGTAAACTCAGAGAAGCAATGGATGTACTAGCAGCAATGCCTTATGAACATGGTTCTGTGGTATGGGAATCGATTCTTCGTGCTTGTGTGATTCACGGGGACTTTAAACTCACGGAAAGAGTTGCAAAAAGGATGATGAAGTTGGTGCCACAGTCATCTCTACCTTATTTGGTACTAGCTAGGGCATATGAAATGAGAggaaaatgggaaagcatgattTGGGTCAGGAAAGCCATGATACTTAACGGGGTGAAGAATGTTGTAGGATGCAGTTGGATTGGGATTCAGAACCATGTATATACCTTTAACGCAGAAGAATTACAGCCTCCAAGAGGCAAAGACATTTATTTGATATTGAGATTACTGTCATCGGAAATGGAGGCTGAAGATTACACTGACAATCTAACAAAAGTAGTGCTGAGACGATAA
- the LOC137727499 gene encoding probable serine/threonine-protein kinase PBL7: protein MASPLTPSHVVIAYDATKDRGVHELTLAVDGLQKRGDVLHSGDTIIVLGVLHRVVHPMGFPTKPCTDFWETSIRAVEEEVTKKVDMYVSMLLESARKCEDQGVQSFCFCCNQVSIEVKVTAGFPIKQVILQEIMACNAAWVILDRHLRRDLRFYLKKIPCKVAVIQDSLAVDVVRPHTTDDTDTIEHKLFFSLSKPVPLSNYQSKDDKHFIVPQKIQKQNNDSFRGRCSDAPILCSICGTRTEMYVKNSMTFSYSEIQLATNDFSKENLLGEGGYGHVYKGELKDGQQIAAKVRKEASTQGFTEFHSEVHVLSFARHKNIVMLLGYCCKENLNILVYEYICHKSLEWHLFDEKAAVLEWHQRQEIAIGTAKGLRFLHEECRGSPIIHRDTRPSNILLTHDYVPMLGDFGLAKWKTARDDTDQTRILGTLGYLAPEYAENGIVSVRTDVYAFGMVLLQLVTGRKIVDSNGEGQAQSLREWAEPIIQRLALHELIDRRLGDSYDTYEVYLMAKTAFLCVQRNPEMRPSMREVVRVLEGENDNYHHLAEHFAPQYLTK from the exons ATGGCGAGCCCTCTGACGCCATCCCACGTTGTCATCGCCTATGACGCCACCAAGGACCGCGGCGTGCATGAGCTTACGCTCGCAGTTGACGGTCTCCAGAAGAGGGGTGACGTTTTGCATTCAGGGGATACCATCATTGTGCTTGGAGTTTTGCACAGGGTCGTCCACCCCA TGGGATTTCCCACAAAACCATGCACAGATTTTTGGGAAACTAGCATTCGTGCAGTGGAGGAAGAAGTTACAAAGAAAGTTGACATGTATGTTAGCATGCTTCTTGAAAGCGCGAGAAAGTGTGAAGATCAAGGGGTACAAA GCTTCTGTTTTTGCTGTAATCAGGTCAGCATTGAAGTCAAAGTTACTGCTGGTTTTCCCATTAAGCAGGTTATTTTGCAAGAGATTATGGCCTGCAATGCAGCTTGGGTTATACTTGATAG GCACCTTAGACGGGATTTGAGGTTCTACCTTAAGAAGATACCATGCAAGGTTGCAGTAATTCAAGATAGTTTGGCTGTGGATGTTGTAAGACCTCATACAACGGATGACACTGATACCATAGAACACAAATTGTTTTTTTCATTGTCCAAGCCTGTTCCACTATCCAATTATCAATCTAA AGACGATAAACACTTCATAGTTCCTCAAAAAATCCAGAAGCAAAATAACGACTCCTTCCGAGGAAGATGCTCAGATGCCCCAATTCTGTGTTCCATATGTGGAACAAGGACTGAAATGTATGTCAAGAATTCTATGACATTCAGCTACTCAGAGATACAGCTTGCAACAAATGATTTTTCCAAGGAAAATTTATTAGGAGAAGGTGGATATGGTCATGTGTATAAAGGTGAGCTTAAGGACGGACAGCAAATTGCAGCAAAGGTGCGGAAAGAAGCAAGTACACAAGGATTTACAGAATTTCACTCTGAGGTCCATGTCTTGAGTTTTGCACGCCATAAGAACATTGTCATGCTGTTGGGTTATTGTTGCAAGGAGAACCTAAATATATTGGTTTATGAATATATTTGCCACAAGTCTCTTGAATGGCActtatttg ATGAAAAGGCAGCAGTTCTTGAGTGGCACCAAAGACAGGAAATCGCCATTGGAACTGCGAAGGGATTGCGTTTCCTCCACGAAGAATGTCGTGGAAGTCCTATAATTCATCGAGACACGCGACCAAGCAATATACTGCTAACACATGATTACGTTCCAATG TTAGGTGATTTTGGCTTAGCCAAATGGAAGACGGCGAGGGATGACACTGACCAGACAAGGATACTTGGCACGCTAGG CTACCTTGCTCCAGAGTATGCAGAGAACGGTATTGTTTCTGTACGGACAGATGTGTATGCCTTTGGCATGGTTCTGTTACAACTCGTAACCGGCCGCAAGATTGTTGATTCAAACGGAGAAGGGCAAGCTCAATCCCTACGGGAGTGG GCAGAACCAATAATCCAGAGGCTGGCACTACATGAACTCATTGATCGTCGTCTAGGAGATTCATATGACACATATGAAGTGTACCTTATGGCTAAAACCGCATTCTTATGTGTACAAAGAAATCCTGAAATGCGTCCATCAATGCGAGag GTTGTCCGCGTTCTTGAAGGTGAAAATGACAATTACCACCACCTAGCAGAGCACTTTGCACCTCAATATCTCACAAAGTGA
- the LOC137727245 gene encoding pentatricopeptide repeat-containing protein At3g26540, producing MGGNSLLNLLLCDKGHLTKPSNPATAKAVTTTILNHLDSGRLRKAVSILFYAPFPFHFSLYARLFQLCSSTGSRAIVEARKVESHLFTFSPTPPVFLVNRAIEAFAKCGSLGDARELFEEMPQRDGGSWNALITACSQSGSPEEAFRLFVKMSRSGFLPNEITFASVLGSCAAVLALSLSRQVHGLIVKYGFGGNVVIGSSLVDIYGKCVIMDDARKIFDEIKNPNAISWNIIVRRYLEMGEGEEAIVMFFQMFKAAVRPLKFTFSNALVACSSISALDEGIQIHGVAIKMGFDDDEIVSSSLIDMYAKCGDLESASAIFDQPNSKDVISWTSIVSGYAMSGKTWKARELFDEMPERNVISWNAMLAGYARYSQWEEAVDFIFLMRNTTNNIDQVTLGLILKVCAGLSDVELGKQVHGFIYRHGFSSSIFVGNGLLHMYSKCGKMRSAKTVWFHQISHWRDRVSSNALLSSYARRGRSELAMTIFCEMQW from the coding sequence ATGGGCGGCAATTCTCTGTTAAACCTTCTTCTCTGCGACAAAGGTCATCTGACAAAACCCTCAAATCCCGCCACCGCCAAAGCCGTTACCACCACCATTCTCAACCACCTCGACTCCGGCCGTCTCCGAAAAGCCGTCTCAATCCTCTTTTATGCcccattccccttccatttttctCTATACGCTCGACTCTTCCAGCTCTGTTCCTCCACCGGCAGCCGCGCCATTGTCGAGGCCCGCAAGGTCGAGTCCCATTTGTTTACTTTCTCCCCCACCCCGCCGGTGTTTCTAGTGAACCGTGCCATCGAGGCCTTTGCGAAATGCGGGTCTTTGGGGGATGCGAGGGAGCTGTTCGAGGAAATGCCTCAGAGAGATGGGGGGTCTTGGAATGCTCTGATAACGGCGTGCTCACAAAGTGGGTCTCCTGAGGAAGCCTTTCGCTTGTTTGTGAAAATGAGTAGGTCAGGTTTTTTGCCGAATGAAATTACGTTTGCTAGTGTTCTTGGCTCCTGTGCTGCTGTTTTGGCGCTTTCGCTTTCGAGGCAAGTTCATGGGCTAATTGTCAAGTATGGTTTTGGCGGGAATGTGGTTATAGGGAGTTCACTTGTTGACATATACGGGAAATGCGTGATTATGGATGATGCCCGTAAAATATTTGACGAGATTAAGAACCCGAATGCCATTTCATGGAACATAATCGTGAGGCGGTATCTGGAGATGGGTGAAGGAGAGGAGGCAATAGTTATGTTTTTCCAGATGTTTAAGGCAGCTGTAAGGCCACTTAAGTTTACCTTTTCTAATGCTCTTGTTGCTTGTTCGAGTATTTCTGCACTTGATGAGGGGATACAGATTCATGGAGTTGCAATTAAAATGGGGTTCGATGACGATGAGATTGTTTCAAGCTCCCTTATCGATATGTATGCCAAGTGTGGGGATTTAGAGAGTGCCAGTGCAATTTTTGACCAGCCCAATTCAAAAGATGTGATTTCTTGGACTTCAATTGTTTCTGGGTATGCAATGAGTGGAAAGACATGGAAGGCCAGAGAGCTCTTCGATGAGATGCCCGAACGCAATGTAATATCTTGGAATGCAATGCTGGCCGGGTATGCTCGTTACTCCCAGTGGGAAGAGGCAGtggattttatatttttgatgCGGAACACAACCAATAATATAGATCAAGTCACTCTTGGGTTGATCCTCAAGGTGTGTGCTGGCCTTTCAGATGTGGAATTGGGGAAACAGGTGCATGGATTCATATACCGGCACGGTTTCTCTTCCAGTATATTTGTTGGCAATGGCCTTCTTCACATGTATAGTAAATGTGGGAAAATGAGAAGTGCCAAAACAGTCTGGTTTCACCAAATTAGTCACTGGCGGGATAGAGTTTCTTCAAATGCTTTGTTGAGTAGCTATGCTCGTCGTGGCCGGAGTGAACTAGCTATGACAATTTTCTGCGAGATGCAATGGTAG
- the LOC137729351 gene encoding ACT domain-containing protein ACR3-like isoform X2, whose protein sequence is MDVFHVTDQQGKKVTDSKTIDYIEKALGPKGHITDLLNAWPGKGVGVHSVGDHTAIEIIGRDRPGLLSEISAVLANLHINVIAAEVWTHNGRIACVVYVNDDTTCQPVEDQARLSTMEEQLKNILRGCEDDEKVGRTSFSMGFTHVDRRLHQMLFADRDYEGGGLANEVDHFPPCFQPKITIERCEEKGYSVVSVRCKDRAKLMFDIVCTLTDMQYVVFHATISSDGPYASQEYFIRHMDGCTLDTEGEKERAIKCIDAAIRRRVSEGLRLELCAKDRVGLLSEVTRILRENGLSVTRAGVTTIGEQGINIFYVRDSSGNSVDVKTIEALRKEIGHTMMFNVKRVPTSSAEVPETKGWAKTSFFFGNLLERFLA, encoded by the exons ATGGATG TATTTCACGTCACCGATCAGCAAGGAAAAAAAGTTACAGACAGTAAAACCATCGACTACATAGAGAAG GCTTTAGGACCAAAGGGCCATATCACAGACCTGCTGAATGCTTGGCCAGGAAAAGGGGTTGGAGTGCACTCGGTCGGGGATCATACGGCCATTGAGATAATTGGCAGAGACCGACCAGGTCTCTTATCTGAGATCTCTGCTGTCCTTGCCAACCTTCACATTAATGTAATTGCTGCCGAAGTATGGACACACAATGGACGAATAGCTTGTGTTGTGTATGTCAATGATGATACTACATGCCAACCTGTGGAGGATCAAGCCAGGTTATCCACTATGGAGGAGCAGCTCAAGAACATCCTGCGTGGTTGTGAGGACGATGAGAAAGTTGGTCGCACTAGCTTCTCTATGGGGTTCACCCATGTTGATAGGCGGCTCCACCAGATGTTGTTTGCTGATAGAGATTATGAGGGTGGTGGACTGGCAAATGAAGTTGATCATTTTCCTCCCTGCTTCCAACCAAAGATCACCATTGAGCGTTGTGAAGAAAAGGGGTACTCGGTGGTTAGTGTGCGGTGCAAGGACCGTGCTAAGCTCATGTTTGACATCGTATGCACACTCACAGATATGCAGTATGTTGTTTTCCATGCCACCATCTCATCTGATGGCCCATACGCATCACAG GAGTATTTTATCCGTCACATGGATGGTTGCACCCTCGATACTGAAGGAGAAAAGGAAAGGGCCATAAAATGTATTGATGCTGCAATTCGCAGAAGAGTAAGCGAG GGTCTAAGGCTAGAGCTGTGTGCAAAGGATAGAGTAGGCTTGCTTTCTGAAGTAACAAGGATCCTGAGAGAGAATGGATTGTCAGTTACAAGAGCAGGCGTCACAACAATTGGGGAGCAAGGAATTAATATCTTTTATGTTAGAGATTCTTCAGGGAATTCTGTGGACGTAAAGACAATCGAAGCACTTCGTAAAGAAATCGGACACACAATGATGTTCAATGTGAAGAGAGTCCCAACAAGTTCTGCTGAGGTGCCTGAGACTAAAGGATGGGCCAAGACAAGCTTCTTTTTTGGGAACTTGCTGGAGAGGTTCTTGGCTTGA
- the LOC137729351 gene encoding ACT domain-containing protein ACR3-like isoform X1: MARVCSPYFDPEYENLSTRINPPRVSIDNSSCSDCTIVKVDSVNKPGILLEVVQILTDLDLIITKAYISSDGGWFMDVFHVTDQQGKKVTDSKTIDYIEKALGPKGHITDLLNAWPGKGVGVHSVGDHTAIEIIGRDRPGLLSEISAVLANLHINVIAAEVWTHNGRIACVVYVNDDTTCQPVEDQARLSTMEEQLKNILRGCEDDEKVGRTSFSMGFTHVDRRLHQMLFADRDYEGGGLANEVDHFPPCFQPKITIERCEEKGYSVVSVRCKDRAKLMFDIVCTLTDMQYVVFHATISSDGPYASQEYFIRHMDGCTLDTEGEKERAIKCIDAAIRRRVSEGLRLELCAKDRVGLLSEVTRILRENGLSVTRAGVTTIGEQGINIFYVRDSSGNSVDVKTIEALRKEIGHTMMFNVKRVPTSSAEVPETKGWAKTSFFFGNLLERFLA, from the exons ATGGCTAGAGTTTGTTCGCCATACTTTGATCCTGAGTATGAGAACCTGAGCACAAGAATCAATCCCCCGAG GGTCTCCATAGACAACTCTAGCTGCAGTGACTGTACTATAGTCAAG GTTGACAGTGTCAACAAACCGGGAATTCTGCTTGAAGTCGTGCAAATCTTGACAGACCTTGACCTCATAATCACCAAAGCCTATATCTCCTCCGATGGTGGATGGTTCATGGATG TATTTCACGTCACCGATCAGCAAGGAAAAAAAGTTACAGACAGTAAAACCATCGACTACATAGAGAAG GCTTTAGGACCAAAGGGCCATATCACAGACCTGCTGAATGCTTGGCCAGGAAAAGGGGTTGGAGTGCACTCGGTCGGGGATCATACGGCCATTGAGATAATTGGCAGAGACCGACCAGGTCTCTTATCTGAGATCTCTGCTGTCCTTGCCAACCTTCACATTAATGTAATTGCTGCCGAAGTATGGACACACAATGGACGAATAGCTTGTGTTGTGTATGTCAATGATGATACTACATGCCAACCTGTGGAGGATCAAGCCAGGTTATCCACTATGGAGGAGCAGCTCAAGAACATCCTGCGTGGTTGTGAGGACGATGAGAAAGTTGGTCGCACTAGCTTCTCTATGGGGTTCACCCATGTTGATAGGCGGCTCCACCAGATGTTGTTTGCTGATAGAGATTATGAGGGTGGTGGACTGGCAAATGAAGTTGATCATTTTCCTCCCTGCTTCCAACCAAAGATCACCATTGAGCGTTGTGAAGAAAAGGGGTACTCGGTGGTTAGTGTGCGGTGCAAGGACCGTGCTAAGCTCATGTTTGACATCGTATGCACACTCACAGATATGCAGTATGTTGTTTTCCATGCCACCATCTCATCTGATGGCCCATACGCATCACAG GAGTATTTTATCCGTCACATGGATGGTTGCACCCTCGATACTGAAGGAGAAAAGGAAAGGGCCATAAAATGTATTGATGCTGCAATTCGCAGAAGAGTAAGCGAG GGTCTAAGGCTAGAGCTGTGTGCAAAGGATAGAGTAGGCTTGCTTTCTGAAGTAACAAGGATCCTGAGAGAGAATGGATTGTCAGTTACAAGAGCAGGCGTCACAACAATTGGGGAGCAAGGAATTAATATCTTTTATGTTAGAGATTCTTCAGGGAATTCTGTGGACGTAAAGACAATCGAAGCACTTCGTAAAGAAATCGGACACACAATGATGTTCAATGTGAAGAGAGTCCCAACAAGTTCTGCTGAGGTGCCTGAGACTAAAGGATGGGCCAAGACAAGCTTCTTTTTTGGGAACTTGCTGGAGAGGTTCTTGGCTTGA